One genomic window of Pirellulales bacterium includes the following:
- a CDS encoding SpoIIE family protein phosphatase — translation MSPRGSELGSIRTLAPADLLVAAAGMFAGNITPHIAMLRLGSGYWQRSCIGAGSEVKQHPSASLQNVAKARPSYLRLMADEPAPEGFAFSAGQQDAMAQVADAVERLTGHRLTVQPPDHEPSRAGDGYPILGIAGQLRGYLTVDCEGRAGNRSARTSAQLTQAIAGLLTETCRAQDALWRREAELATGVPVSIARENEAHLAERLEGILRCGVDAIGMNSAALYLLDVDTTYLKLRACYGMSRSKLTESPRPLSGSLADLEALLGHAVVLTEPGQLMQWSCPEPCASAVCLPISGPSMPLGTVWFFSDQKRDPSSRETELLEIIAGRLACELERDAILAETAALADQRQGIQRAQQAVERNLPNIAPQLAGWDVAGATLISGEPPITFHDWCSCGDGRLMLASGSAICNETAPDLGSAIYAVTLRALIRTLATDGACAGVIATRGNRLFSELSPGDRNATLVLASFEQHSGELRIASAGEPLVMTISPGREWRNLSRVSPPIGSDLETSFLAESLSLAAGQVLIVVAGTQGSIAGECLGRLVESMSDCSNSSSAKLTSRLEQALRQCGQERASILVAQRSV, via the coding sequence GTGTCCCCGCGCGGCAGCGAGCTTGGCTCAATCAGAACGCTGGCGCCGGCCGATCTGTTGGTAGCGGCGGCAGGGATGTTCGCCGGCAACATTACGCCGCACATCGCGATGCTCAGGCTGGGCAGCGGTTACTGGCAGCGCAGTTGCATTGGCGCAGGAAGCGAAGTCAAACAGCACCCTTCGGCGTCGCTACAAAACGTGGCCAAGGCTCGCCCCTCCTACCTGCGACTCATGGCCGATGAGCCGGCCCCGGAAGGATTTGCGTTCAGCGCTGGACAACAAGACGCCATGGCGCAGGTCGCCGATGCCGTCGAGCGCCTCACCGGGCATCGCCTGACGGTGCAGCCTCCCGACCACGAACCATCGCGAGCGGGCGACGGCTACCCGATCCTCGGCATCGCTGGCCAATTGCGAGGATACCTAACGGTTGATTGCGAGGGGCGCGCCGGAAATCGTTCGGCCCGGACGAGCGCTCAACTGACCCAGGCCATCGCCGGACTGCTGACCGAGACCTGCCGCGCGCAGGACGCCCTTTGGCGGCGCGAGGCGGAACTGGCGACGGGAGTTCCCGTTTCGATTGCGCGAGAGAACGAAGCGCATCTGGCGGAGCGACTCGAGGGAATCTTGCGCTGCGGGGTCGATGCGATCGGCATGAATTCGGCGGCGCTCTACTTGTTGGATGTTGACACCACGTATCTCAAGCTGCGCGCCTGCTATGGTATGTCGCGCTCCAAACTCACTGAGTCTCCGCGCCCCTTATCCGGCTCATTGGCCGATCTCGAAGCTCTGCTGGGACATGCGGTGGTGCTCACCGAACCAGGCCAATTAATGCAATGGAGCTGTCCCGAACCGTGCGCATCGGCAGTATGCCTGCCAATTTCGGGCCCGTCGATGCCGCTCGGCACGGTTTGGTTCTTCTCGGATCAGAAACGAGATCCATCAAGCCGCGAGACAGAATTGTTGGAGATCATCGCCGGCCGGTTGGCCTGCGAACTGGAACGCGACGCGATATTGGCTGAGACCGCGGCGCTAGCCGATCAGCGGCAAGGCATCCAGCGAGCGCAGCAGGCGGTTGAACGCAACTTGCCGAACATCGCGCCACAACTAGCCGGTTGGGACGTTGCGGGAGCGACATTGATTTCTGGCGAGCCGCCAATCACCTTTCATGACTGGTGCTCCTGCGGCGATGGCCGACTGATGCTGGCTAGTGGCAGCGCGATCTGTAACGAGACGGCCCCAGATCTTGGTTCAGCAATTTACGCGGTCACGTTACGAGCGCTGATCCGCACACTGGCCACCGACGGTGCTTGCGCCGGCGTTATCGCCACACGGGGCAATCGCTTGTTCAGCGAATTATCGCCTGGCGATCGAAATGCCACACTGGTCCTGGCATCGTTCGAGCAACACAGCGGCGAGTTACGGATTGCCAGTGCTGGCGAGCCGCTAGTCATGACGATTTCACCAGGGCGCGAATGGCGCAATCTCTCTCGCGTGTCGCCGCCAATTGGCAGTGATCTGGAGACGAGCTTCTTAGCGGAATCGTTATCGCTCGCGGCGGGACAAGTTTTGATTGTCGTAGCCGGAACTCAGGGGTCTATTGCCGGCGAATGTCTAGGCCGCCTCGTCGAG
- a CDS encoding type 4a pilus biogenesis protein PilO: protein MTSLLSEKFDQRLHVIGWLLHAAGATLVLSVMGGLLCLVFWPLDKQVFDLVSREDHLRRYLRGAQAARNEHQQLLAQNTAAEARALSLYQRIPQEPQEAEFLGQISGLAERVGLELVDYRPALPIDREQYSEIEVLISSRGSYASLCQFLGGLQSLPRFTNLGRLSVVREPDAEAYSITMTLVLYFGLQQAPPTAQEVAQHG from the coding sequence ATGACTTCGCTGCTTTCCGAAAAATTCGATCAGCGACTGCATGTCATTGGCTGGCTCCTGCATGCCGCCGGAGCAACGTTGGTGCTGTCGGTCATGGGTGGCCTCTTATGCCTGGTGTTTTGGCCGCTGGACAAGCAAGTGTTCGACCTGGTGTCGCGCGAGGATCACTTGCGACGCTATCTGCGCGGCGCGCAAGCAGCGCGCAACGAACACCAACAATTGTTGGCACAGAACACCGCGGCTGAAGCGCGGGCGCTTTCTCTCTACCAGCGCATTCCTCAAGAACCACAAGAGGCCGAGTTCTTAGGGCAAATCAGCGGCCTGGCGGAGCGAGTGGGTCTCGAGTTGGTCGACTATCGACCGGCGCTTCCCATCGACCGCGAGCAGTATTCGGAGATCGAAGTTTTGATTTCGTCGCGAGGATCGTACGCCAGTCTGTGCCAGTTCTTGGGTGGGCTGCAATCGCTCCCACGCTTCACCAATTTGGGACGATTGAGCGTTGTGCGCGAGCCGGATGCGGAGGCGTACTCGATCACGATGACGCTTGTCCTGTACTTCGGGTTGCAGCAGGCGCCGCCGACAGCCCAGGAGGTGGCGCAGCATGGCTAA
- a CDS encoding PilN domain-containing protein encodes MSRINLLPRQYRFQSLLWTRLREWAVMCAVCWTILLPAWWIKQSEFETAAESLDPLEQSYASLVQLQADNRRMRIRLNDVGNQENVLGGLQSEPPALATVAATSSSARRGQGRVWLQELSYVSRREPAPVVNSADRKTQASKAFVIVRELSLKGIGRDNIAISKFVLALRSTGLFAQVDLKAAILGAQPESNEITYQVDCRF; translated from the coding sequence ATGAGCCGCATCAATCTGCTTCCCCGACAATATCGATTTCAATCCCTGTTATGGACGCGGCTGCGCGAATGGGCGGTGATGTGCGCCGTGTGTTGGACGATTCTTTTGCCTGCCTGGTGGATCAAACAGTCGGAGTTTGAAACCGCCGCCGAATCGCTCGATCCGCTCGAGCAATCGTATGCATCGTTGGTGCAATTGCAGGCCGACAATCGCCGGATGCGGATTCGCCTGAACGACGTGGGCAACCAAGAAAACGTGCTCGGCGGACTCCAATCGGAGCCGCCGGCACTAGCCACGGTGGCGGCCACCAGTTCCAGCGCCCGCCGCGGCCAAGGTCGCGTGTGGCTGCAGGAATTGAGCTATGTCAGCCGGCGTGAACCAGCGCCTGTCGTGAACAGCGCCGACCGCAAGACACAAGCGTCTAAGGCCTTTGTGATTGTGCGCGAGTTATCGCTCAAAGGGATTGGCCGCGACAATATCGCGATCTCCAAGTTCGTGCTCGCGCTGCGATCCACGGGCCTGTTCGCACAAGTGGATTTGAAAGCCGCGATATTAGGCGCCCAACCTGAATCCAACGAAATTACCTATCAAGTGGATTGTCGCTTCTAA
- the pilM gene encoding pilus assembly protein PilM has product MSLLTAGSRGWIGIDLGVQAVKLAQIARAGDELRLNHATFELDPEFLTTALGRPGIAGRALGQRVRALLEDSDFEGRRIAIALPMPWVDLRSMKIPAVGDNERRAIIENELATVFQDDEPREFDFWETRDAGDSAQFQIDNIMVLSARCDTVQGVIDCARTAGLQCEVLDGLPKSLGRAVDLVERGGDTQSVGAIDWGYTGATLCVVRGGEPLFTRYLRDCGFGPMVNAVAAGLGLTHGEAIEVLSRIGLPSANGGADESADVQEIAAELAISTLQSLLEQLNKTLAYLRVQRPHLLPARFWLFGGGAMIRNADAFLAHRLQVPVKCWRLQPSDEGGAEAMYGVAAALSALRWES; this is encoded by the coding sequence ATGAGTTTGTTGACCGCAGGTTCCAGAGGTTGGATCGGGATCGACCTGGGAGTTCAGGCCGTGAAGCTGGCGCAGATTGCTCGCGCTGGTGACGAACTACGGCTAAACCACGCCACGTTTGAGCTCGATCCCGAATTTCTGACTACCGCGTTGGGCCGGCCAGGCATCGCCGGCCGCGCGCTGGGGCAGCGGGTGCGCGCGCTCTTGGAGGACAGCGACTTTGAGGGGCGCCGGATCGCGATTGCCTTGCCGATGCCATGGGTTGACTTGCGTTCGATGAAGATTCCGGCGGTTGGCGACAACGAGCGGCGTGCGATCATCGAGAACGAGCTGGCCACTGTGTTTCAAGACGATGAGCCACGCGAATTCGACTTTTGGGAAACACGAGATGCGGGCGACTCCGCGCAGTTTCAGATCGACAACATCATGGTGTTATCGGCGCGCTGCGACACGGTGCAGGGAGTGATCGATTGCGCGCGCACAGCGGGACTGCAGTGTGAGGTGTTGGACGGCTTGCCTAAGTCGCTGGGTCGCGCCGTCGATCTGGTCGAACGCGGCGGGGACACACAGTCCGTTGGCGCCATCGATTGGGGCTACACTGGCGCGACGCTGTGTGTGGTCCGCGGAGGCGAGCCTTTGTTCACGCGTTATCTGCGCGATTGCGGATTTGGCCCGATGGTGAACGCTGTCGCCGCTGGCCTGGGTTTGACGCATGGCGAGGCGATCGAAGTGCTGTCTCGCATTGGCTTGCCGAGCGCAAATGGCGGAGCCGACGAGTCGGCGGACGTTCAAGAGATCGCTGCGGAACTGGCGATCTCGACGTTACAGAGCTTGCTGGAACAATTGAACAAGACGCTCGCTTACTTGCGCGTGCAACGGCCTCACTTGCTGCCTGCGCGTTTCTGGCTATTTGGCGGCGGCGCGATGATACGCAACGCCGACGCCTTTCTGGCCCACAGGTTGCAAGTCCCAGTGAAATGCTGGCGACTGCAACCGAGCGATGAGGGCGGGGCAGAGGCTATGTACGGCGTTGCGGCGGCTTTGTCGGCTTTGAGGTGGGAGTCATGA